The genomic interval AGGCGGGACGCGCCTATCGCTTGGTTCCACGGTGAGGACGGAAGTTTGAGCCACATGACGAACGAGGAGTTGTCTACCCAGCTCCGTGACCTCGCGAATCTGATGGTTATCGCAGGCGAGGACGAGTTCAAGGCGAACCGATACGCTCGTGTCGCGGAGACGGTCGAGGCGCTCAACGAGAGCGCAGCGGCGCTCCTCGACGCGGGTACCCTGACCGACCTGCCGGGCATCGGCGACTCGACCGCAGCCGTCATCGCGCAGATTATCGAGACAGGCACGTCCGACCTGCATCGGTCTCTCCTGGAACGCGTTCCGGCGACGGTGCTCGACCTGCTGGCGATTTCTGGCATCGGCGTCAAGACGGCGAAACGGCTCTACACCGAGTTAGGCGTCGACAGCCTCGACTCGCTCGACGAAGCGCTCCGCGCCGGCAAGCTCGCCAAGATGAAAGGCATGGGAGCCAAGACCGTCGACAACATCCGCGCCGGCATCGCCCGCATCCGGCGGAGGAACGTCGAGCGTCCGCTCCACGAAGTGCTGCACATCGGCGAGCAGATCGGCGACTTCCTCAGCACCGTCCCGGAGACGACGCGCATTGCCCATACCGGCGAAGCGCGACGGGGCGTCGAGTTGCCGAAGAGCGCCCAGATCGTCGCGACGTCGGCGGATGTCGGACGCGCGTGCGCGGCGCTGGCGAAGTTCGGCCTGGGCGACGGCTCCCTGACGCGCCAGGTTCGCGGCGAGTTCGGCGGAGGGTTCCCGATACGCATCCACCTCGCCCCTTCACGCGAGTTCGGCGTCACATGGCTCGCAACGACGTCGGATCGCGACCACCTCGACGCGCTGAACGCCCGCGCGACGGAGCGAAGCCTTCCTCCGCTCGTCGCCGAGAGCGACGCATGGCACGGTCTCTCCGAAGCCGCCATCTACGACCGCCTCGGACTCCCGTTCATCGAACCGGAGCTCCGCGAGGGCACGAGAGCCATCGAGCACGCAGACGCCGGCGCGCTGCCCAAGCTCATGACGCAAGAGGATTACCTCGGCGACCTGCACTGTCACACGTCCCACAGCGACGGGCGCCACACGATCCGCGAGATGGCGGAAGCAGCCATCGCGCGCGGGTACAAGTACCTGGCGATCACGGATCATTCGCGCTCCACGGTCATCGCCAACGGCCTCAACGAGGAGCGCCTGCTACGTCAGATCGACGAGGTGCGCGACGTCAACGAGAGCCTGGCGGGCAGGATCACGCTCCTCGCCGGCTCCGAAGTCGATATCCTGAAGGACGGCAGCCTCGACTTCCACGACGGGCTCCTGGCGCAGCTCGACTGGGTCGTCGCGAGCGTCCACGCCGCCTTCACGCTGCCGGAGAAGCAGCAGACCGAACGCATGTGCCGCGCCATGGAGAACCCATACGTGCGCGTGGTCGGTCATCCGACGGGCAGGCTCCTCGGCGAGCGGGACCCCTACGCGGTGGACGTCGATGCGCTCATCGAGAAGGCGTCGGCGACGGGCGTCGCGCTGGAGCTGAACGCGTCGCCGGAACGGCTCGACCTGAACGCGGTCTACTTGTCGCGAGCGAGGGACAAGGGCGTCCGCGTGTCGATCAACACGGACGCGCATCGTCACGAGACGTTCGCCCACATCGACTACGGGCTGAAGACGTCGCGGCGAGCGTGGCTGGAGCCTGGCGACGTTGTCAACGCGTGGCAGGTGGAGGACGTGCGGAAGCTCCGGACGTCAGGCTTGTGATAGCATACTGGTAGCGAGACGGCTCATCGACGTGTCGCCGACGGATACACGCATCCGTGCTGTCGCTCTGCGGAGCGCCCGGTTTCGGCTCAGAACGAGAGGACACGATCCCGATGCAGGGCGAATTCACCGCCGTATACGAGAAGCGAGGGCGCTGGTATGTTGCCTACGTGGAGGAGATCCCCGGCGTCAACACGCAGGCGCGGACCCTGAGGGAGGCGCGTGAGAATCTACGCGAGGCGCTCGAACTGATCGTCACCGCCAACCGCGAGTTGTCCGAACGGCAGCTACAAGGAACCAACGTACGGCGCGAGCCGCTCTTGGTACCGGCTCCTCAGTGAAGTGGCGCGATCTCATGCGTCACCTATCGGCGCATGGATGCGAAGTGATCCGCGAAGGCAGCAAACACACTGTCGTCTGCAATCCCGCCAACAGTCGTACGTCCACCGTACCCCGGCATCGACAGATAGATGACTTCCTTGCCCGCAAGATATGCCGCGATCTTGGCGTACCCGATCCCTAACCACGTGGCGCGTACAGTGCAG from Candidatus Poribacteria bacterium carries:
- a CDS encoding PHP domain-containing protein, giving the protein MSHMTNEELSTQLRDLANLMVIAGEDEFKANRYARVAETVEALNESAAALLDAGTLTDLPGIGDSTAAVIAQIIETGTSDLHRSLLERVPATVLDLLAISGIGVKTAKRLYTELGVDSLDSLDEALRAGKLAKMKGMGAKTVDNIRAGIARIRRRNVERPLHEVLHIGEQIGDFLSTVPETTRIAHTGEARRGVELPKSAQIVATSADVGRACAALAKFGLGDGSLTRQVRGEFGGGFPIRIHLAPSREFGVTWLATTSDRDHLDALNARATERSLPPLVAESDAWHGLSEAAIYDRLGLPFIEPELREGTRAIEHADAGALPKLMTQEDYLGDLHCHTSHSDGRHTIREMAEAAIARGYKYLAITDHSRSTVIANGLNEERLLRQIDEVRDVNESLAGRITLLAGSEVDILKDGSLDFHDGLLAQLDWVVASVHAAFTLPEKQQTERMCRAMENPYVRVVGHPTGRLLGERDPYAVDVDALIEKASATGVALELNASPERLDLNAVYLSRARDKGVRVSINTDAHRHETFAHIDYGLKTSRRAWLEPGDVVNAWQVEDVRKLRTSGL
- a CDS encoding type II toxin-antitoxin system HicB family antitoxin gives rise to the protein MQGEFTAVYEKRGRWYVAYVEEIPGVNTQARTLREARENLREALELIVTANRELSERQLQGTNVRREPLLVPAPQ
- a CDS encoding type II toxin-antitoxin system HicA family toxin, with protein sequence MKWRDLMRHLSAHGCEVIREGSKHTVVCNPANSRTSTVPRHRQIDDFLARKICRDLGVPDP